From one Cucurbita pepo subsp. pepo cultivar mu-cu-16 chromosome LG17, ASM280686v2, whole genome shotgun sequence genomic stretch:
- the LOC111778444 gene encoding serine/arginine-rich-splicing factor SR34-like isoform X1 — protein sequence MSGRASRTVYVGNLPGDIREKEVEDLFYKYGRIAHIDLKVPPRPPGYAFVEFEDAEDAQDAIRGRDGYDFDGHRLRVELAHGGRGHSSSSDRHSSYGGSRGGRGVSRRSDYRVLVTGLPSSASWQDLKDHMRRAGDVCFSQVFRDGSGTTGIVDYTNLDDMKYAIKKLDDSEFRNAFSRAYVRVREYDSKKDRSRSPSRGRSYSRERTCSRSRSRSRGRSRSKSHSRSKSRSRSKSRSRSSKSPKAKSSQRSPVKSRSRSVSPARSRSKSPSLSGSRSRSRSPLPNREKRTSKSPNRRDASKSPSRSRSKSKSKSPSR from the exons ATGAGTGGCCGTGCCAGCAGAACAGTGTATGTCGGCAATCTCCCGGGTGATATTCGTGAAAAGGAAGTGgaagatttattttataag TATGGCCGCATAGCTCACATTGATCTCAAGGTTCCACCAAGGCCTCCAGGTTATGCATTTGTTGAG TTTGAAGATGCGGAAGATGCTCAAGATGCCATTCGTGGTCGTGATGGCTATGATTTTGATGGTCATAGGTTGCGT GTGGAGCTTGCTCATGGTGGTCGTGGTCATTCATCTTCCAGTGATCGTCATAGTAGTTATGGAGGCAGCCGAGGTGGCCGTGGAGTATCTCGGCGCTCTGATTATCGTG TATTAGTCACAGGATTACCCTCTTCTGCTTCATGGCAAGACTTAAAG GATCACATGCGGCGAGCTGGGGATGTTTGTTTCTCCCAAGTGTTCCGTGATGGTAGTG GAACCACAGGGATTGTGGATTACACCAACCTTGATGACATGAAGTATGCA ATTAAAAAACTTGATGACTCTGAGTTTCGCAATGCATTTTCTCGGGCATATGTTCGT gtGAGAGAATATGATTCAAAGAAGGATCGCTCCAGGAGTCCTAGCCGTGGGCGGTCATATTCTAGAGAGAGGACTTGTAGTCGCAGTCGCAGTCGCAGTAGAGGCCGAAGTAGGAGCAAGAGCCACAGTAGGAGCAAGAGCCGTAGTAGGAGCAAGAGCCGCAGTAGGAG CAGCAAGTCCCCAAAAGCTAAATCTTCCCAGCGGTCACCTGTTAAATCTCGATCAAGGTCTGTTTCCCCTGCTCGCTCTCGGTCAAAGTCACCATCTCTTTCTGG ATCCCGATCAAGATCCAGATCTCCATTGCCCAAT CGTGAGAAACGTACTAGTAAAAGTCCCAACCGGCGTGATGCTAGCAAAAGCCCTAGCAGAAGCAGGAGCAAGAGCAAGAGCAAGAGCCCGTCCCGGTAG
- the LOC111778444 gene encoding serine/arginine-rich-splicing factor SR34-like isoform X3 codes for MSGRASRTVYVGNLPGDIREKEVEDLFYKYGRIAHIDLKVPPRPPGYAFVEFEDAEDAQDAIRGRDGYDFDGHRLRVELAHGGRGHSSSSDRHSSYGGSRGGRGVSRRSDYRVLVTGLPSSASWQDLKDHMRRAGDVCFSQVFRDGSGTTGIVDYTNLDDMKYAIKKLDDSEFRNAFSRAYVRVREYDSKKDRSRSPSRGRSYSRERTCSRSRSRSRGRSRSKSHSRSKSRSRSKSRSRSKSPKAKSSQRSPVKSRSRSVSPARSRSKSPSLSGSRSRSRSPLPNREKRTSKSPNRRDASKSPSRSRSKSKSKSPSR; via the exons ATGAGTGGCCGTGCCAGCAGAACAGTGTATGTCGGCAATCTCCCGGGTGATATTCGTGAAAAGGAAGTGgaagatttattttataag TATGGCCGCATAGCTCACATTGATCTCAAGGTTCCACCAAGGCCTCCAGGTTATGCATTTGTTGAG TTTGAAGATGCGGAAGATGCTCAAGATGCCATTCGTGGTCGTGATGGCTATGATTTTGATGGTCATAGGTTGCGT GTGGAGCTTGCTCATGGTGGTCGTGGTCATTCATCTTCCAGTGATCGTCATAGTAGTTATGGAGGCAGCCGAGGTGGCCGTGGAGTATCTCGGCGCTCTGATTATCGTG TATTAGTCACAGGATTACCCTCTTCTGCTTCATGGCAAGACTTAAAG GATCACATGCGGCGAGCTGGGGATGTTTGTTTCTCCCAAGTGTTCCGTGATGGTAGTG GAACCACAGGGATTGTGGATTACACCAACCTTGATGACATGAAGTATGCA ATTAAAAAACTTGATGACTCTGAGTTTCGCAATGCATTTTCTCGGGCATATGTTCGT gtGAGAGAATATGATTCAAAGAAGGATCGCTCCAGGAGTCCTAGCCGTGGGCGGTCATATTCTAGAGAGAGGACTTGTAGTCGCAGTCGCAGTCGCAGTAGAGGCCGAAGTAGGAGCAAGAGCCACAGTAGGAGCAAGAGCCGTAGTAGGAGCAAGAGCCGCAGTAGGAG CAAGTCCCCAAAAGCTAAATCTTCCCAGCGGTCACCTGTTAAATCTCGATCAAGGTCTGTTTCCCCTGCTCGCTCTCGGTCAAAGTCACCATCTCTTTCTGG ATCCCGATCAAGATCCAGATCTCCATTGCCCAAT CGTGAGAAACGTACTAGTAAAAGTCCCAACCGGCGTGATGCTAGCAAAAGCCCTAGCAGAAGCAGGAGCAAGAGCAAGAGCAAGAGCCCGTCCCGGTAG
- the LOC111778444 gene encoding serine/arginine-rich-splicing factor SR34-like isoform X4, giving the protein MSGRASRTVYVGNLPGDIREKEVEDLFYKYGRIAHIDLKVPPRPPGYAFVEFEDAEDAQDAIRGRDGYDFDGHRLRVELAHGGRGHSSSSDRHSSYGGSRGGRGVSRRSDYRVLVTGLPSSASWQDLKDHMRRAGDVCFSQVFRDGSGTTGIVDYTNLDDMKYAIKKLDDSEFRNAFSRAYVRVREYDSKKDRSRSPSRGRSYSRERTCSRSRSRSRGRSRSKSHSRSKSRSRSKSRSRSSKSPKAKSSQRSPVKSRSRSVSPARSRSKSPSLSGQNVRLGEINNIKVLKVN; this is encoded by the exons ATGAGTGGCCGTGCCAGCAGAACAGTGTATGTCGGCAATCTCCCGGGTGATATTCGTGAAAAGGAAGTGgaagatttattttataag TATGGCCGCATAGCTCACATTGATCTCAAGGTTCCACCAAGGCCTCCAGGTTATGCATTTGTTGAG TTTGAAGATGCGGAAGATGCTCAAGATGCCATTCGTGGTCGTGATGGCTATGATTTTGATGGTCATAGGTTGCGT GTGGAGCTTGCTCATGGTGGTCGTGGTCATTCATCTTCCAGTGATCGTCATAGTAGTTATGGAGGCAGCCGAGGTGGCCGTGGAGTATCTCGGCGCTCTGATTATCGTG TATTAGTCACAGGATTACCCTCTTCTGCTTCATGGCAAGACTTAAAG GATCACATGCGGCGAGCTGGGGATGTTTGTTTCTCCCAAGTGTTCCGTGATGGTAGTG GAACCACAGGGATTGTGGATTACACCAACCTTGATGACATGAAGTATGCA ATTAAAAAACTTGATGACTCTGAGTTTCGCAATGCATTTTCTCGGGCATATGTTCGT gtGAGAGAATATGATTCAAAGAAGGATCGCTCCAGGAGTCCTAGCCGTGGGCGGTCATATTCTAGAGAGAGGACTTGTAGTCGCAGTCGCAGTCGCAGTAGAGGCCGAAGTAGGAGCAAGAGCCACAGTAGGAGCAAGAGCCGTAGTAGGAGCAAGAGCCGCAGTAGGAG CAGCAAGTCCCCAAAAGCTAAATCTTCCCAGCGGTCACCTGTTAAATCTCGATCAAGGTCTGTTTCCCCTGCTCGCTCTCGGTCAAAGTCACCATCTCTTTCTGG GCAGAATGTTAGACTGGGTGAAATAAACAACATAAAAGTATTGAAAGTGAACTAA
- the LOC111778444 gene encoding serine/arginine-rich-splicing factor SR34-like isoform X5, with the protein MSGRASRTVYVGNLPGDIREKEVEDLFYKYGRIAHIDLKVPPRPPGYAFVEFEDAEDAQDAIRGRDGYDFDGHRLRVELAHGGRGHSSSSDRHSSYGGSRGGRGVSRRSDYRVLVTGLPSSASWQDLKDHMRRAGDVCFSQVFRDGSGTTGIVDYTNLDDMKYAIKKLDDSEFRNAFSRAYVRVREYDSKKDRSRSPSRGRSYSRERTCSRSRSRSRGRSRSKSHSRSKSRSRSKSRSRSSKSPKAKSSQRSPVKSRSRSVSPARSRSKSPSLSGYGNMRHTGDWILVS; encoded by the exons ATGAGTGGCCGTGCCAGCAGAACAGTGTATGTCGGCAATCTCCCGGGTGATATTCGTGAAAAGGAAGTGgaagatttattttataag TATGGCCGCATAGCTCACATTGATCTCAAGGTTCCACCAAGGCCTCCAGGTTATGCATTTGTTGAG TTTGAAGATGCGGAAGATGCTCAAGATGCCATTCGTGGTCGTGATGGCTATGATTTTGATGGTCATAGGTTGCGT GTGGAGCTTGCTCATGGTGGTCGTGGTCATTCATCTTCCAGTGATCGTCATAGTAGTTATGGAGGCAGCCGAGGTGGCCGTGGAGTATCTCGGCGCTCTGATTATCGTG TATTAGTCACAGGATTACCCTCTTCTGCTTCATGGCAAGACTTAAAG GATCACATGCGGCGAGCTGGGGATGTTTGTTTCTCCCAAGTGTTCCGTGATGGTAGTG GAACCACAGGGATTGTGGATTACACCAACCTTGATGACATGAAGTATGCA ATTAAAAAACTTGATGACTCTGAGTTTCGCAATGCATTTTCTCGGGCATATGTTCGT gtGAGAGAATATGATTCAAAGAAGGATCGCTCCAGGAGTCCTAGCCGTGGGCGGTCATATTCTAGAGAGAGGACTTGTAGTCGCAGTCGCAGTCGCAGTAGAGGCCGAAGTAGGAGCAAGAGCCACAGTAGGAGCAAGAGCCGTAGTAGGAGCAAGAGCCGCAGTAGGAG CAGCAAGTCCCCAAAAGCTAAATCTTCCCAGCGGTCACCTGTTAAATCTCGATCAAGGTCTGTTTCCCCTGCTCGCTCTCGGTCAAAGTCACCATCTCTTTCTGG atatGGAAATATGCGGCATACTGGGGATTGGATATTAGTATCCTGA
- the LOC111778444 gene encoding serine/arginine-rich-splicing factor SR34-like isoform X6: MSGRASRTVYVGNLPGDIREKEVEDLFYKYGRIAHIDLKVPPRPPGYAFVEFEDAEDAQDAIRGRDGYDFDGHRLRVELAHGGRGHSSSSDRHSSYGGSRGGRGVSRRSDYRVLVTGLPSSASWQDLKDHMRRAGDVCFSQVFRDGSGTTGIVDYTNLDDMKYAIKKLDDSEFRNAFSRAYVRVREYDSKKDRSRSPSRGRSYSRERTCSRSRSRSRGRSRSKSHSRSKSRSRSKSRSRSKSPKAKSSQRSPVKSRSRSVSPARSRSKSPSLSGYGNMRHTGDWILVS, from the exons ATGAGTGGCCGTGCCAGCAGAACAGTGTATGTCGGCAATCTCCCGGGTGATATTCGTGAAAAGGAAGTGgaagatttattttataag TATGGCCGCATAGCTCACATTGATCTCAAGGTTCCACCAAGGCCTCCAGGTTATGCATTTGTTGAG TTTGAAGATGCGGAAGATGCTCAAGATGCCATTCGTGGTCGTGATGGCTATGATTTTGATGGTCATAGGTTGCGT GTGGAGCTTGCTCATGGTGGTCGTGGTCATTCATCTTCCAGTGATCGTCATAGTAGTTATGGAGGCAGCCGAGGTGGCCGTGGAGTATCTCGGCGCTCTGATTATCGTG TATTAGTCACAGGATTACCCTCTTCTGCTTCATGGCAAGACTTAAAG GATCACATGCGGCGAGCTGGGGATGTTTGTTTCTCCCAAGTGTTCCGTGATGGTAGTG GAACCACAGGGATTGTGGATTACACCAACCTTGATGACATGAAGTATGCA ATTAAAAAACTTGATGACTCTGAGTTTCGCAATGCATTTTCTCGGGCATATGTTCGT gtGAGAGAATATGATTCAAAGAAGGATCGCTCCAGGAGTCCTAGCCGTGGGCGGTCATATTCTAGAGAGAGGACTTGTAGTCGCAGTCGCAGTCGCAGTAGAGGCCGAAGTAGGAGCAAGAGCCACAGTAGGAGCAAGAGCCGTAGTAGGAGCAAGAGCCGCAGTAGGAG CAAGTCCCCAAAAGCTAAATCTTCCCAGCGGTCACCTGTTAAATCTCGATCAAGGTCTGTTTCCCCTGCTCGCTCTCGGTCAAAGTCACCATCTCTTTCTGG atatGGAAATATGCGGCATACTGGGGATTGGATATTAGTATCCTGA
- the LOC111778444 gene encoding serine/arginine-rich-splicing factor SR34-like isoform X2 has translation MSGRASRTVYVGNLPGDIREKEVEDLFYKYGRIAHIDLKVPPRPPGYAFVEFEDAEDAQDAIRGRDGYDFDGHRLRVELAHGGRGHSSSSDRHSSYGGSRGGRGVSRRSDYRVLVTGLPSSASWQDLKDHMRRAGDVCFSQVFRDGSGTTGIVDYTNLDDMKYAIKKLDDSEFRNAFSRAYVRVREYDSKKDRSRSPSRGRSYSRERTCSRSRSRSRGRSRSKSHSRSKSRSRSKSRSRSSKSPKAKSSQRSPVKSRSRSVSPARSRSKSPSLSGSRSRSRSPLPNREKRTSKSPNRRDASKSPSRSRSKSKSKSPSR, from the exons ATGAGTGGCCGTGCCAGCAGAACAGTGTATGTCGGCAATCTCCCGGGTGATATTCGTGAAAAGGAAGTGgaagatttattttataag TATGGCCGCATAGCTCACATTGATCTCAAGGTTCCACCAAGGCCTCCAGGTTATGCATTTGTTGAG TTTGAAGATGCGGAAGATGCTCAAGATGCCATTCGTGGTCGTGATGGCTATGATTTTGATGGTCATAGGTTGCGT GTGGAGCTTGCTCATGGTGGTCGTGGTCATTCATCTTCCAGTGATCGTCATAGTAGTTATGGAGGCAGCCGAGGTGGCCGTGGAGTATCTCGGCGCTCTGATTATCGTG TATTAGTCACAGGATTACCCTCTTCTGCTTCATGGCAAGACTTAAAG GATCACATGCGGCGAGCTGGGGATGTTTGTTTCTCCCAAGTGTTCCGTGATGGTAGTG GAACCACAGGGATTGTGGATTACACCAACCTTGATGACATGAAGTATGCA ATTAAAAAACTTGATGACTCTGAGTTTCGCAATGCATTTTCTCGGGCATATGTTCGT gtGAGAGAATATGATTCAAAGAAGGATCGCTCCAGGAGTCCTAGCCGTGGGCGGTCATATTCTAGAGAGAGGACTTGTAGTCGCAGTCGCAGTCGCAGTAGAGGCCGAAGTAGGAGCAAGAGCCACAGTAGGAGCAAGAGCCGTAGTAGGAGCAAGAGCCGCAGTAGGAG CAGCAAGTCCCCAAAAGCTAAATCTTCCCAGCGGTCACCTGTTAAATCTCGATCAAGGTCTGTTTCCCCTGCTCGCTCTCGGTCAAAGTCACCATCTCTTTCTGG ATCCCGATCAAGATCCAGATCTCCATTGCCCAAT CGTGAGAAACGTACTAGTAAAAGTCCCAACCGGCGTGATGCTAGCAAAAGCCCTAGCAGAAGCAGGAGCAAGAGCAAGAGCAAGAGCCCGTCCCG ATGA